Proteins encoded within one genomic window of Brachybacterium sp. P6-10-X1:
- a CDS encoding ATP-dependent DNA helicase yields MSRTGPTPLSAARLAALLEQPPPTEEQTAVIEAPLAPMLVVAGAGSGKTETMASRVVWLIANGVIEPRQVLGLTFTRKAAHELSARITARLAALATALRAEGLALPPGLERGGDELVGQRPLVHTYNGFALDLVREHALAVGIDPELTMMSTSASWQLAHEIVEGWDDSLDLEASPATLTAALLSLTSSIADHLVTPEQLRVHLAEIRDHLSHIPLQVEGRRRTTPKAVASVLTALESRLALIPLLERFAEVRTDSSALDFADQVSLAARIAREVPDAGRLARRMHRVVLLDEFQDTSVAQLRMLTDLFGPGHAACAVGDPQQAIYGWRGASAASLAGFAASFATAEQPVLQRTLSTSWRNDEAVLAVANTLAGPLREADAALSIPELQARPGAGEGAAEIHEASDERAEARAIAAWIRERRAEDPPDQAPASAAVLVRARRQIPALVEGLEAAGLPAHVVGLGGLLHRPEVADVRAVLACAHDPGRGDALMRLLTGPRIRLGARDLSVLGRWRDRMSSRLRRRAAAPGGEDEAETVSLVDAVDDLPPQDWTDPSGRALSATGRARLEQVQQMLREMRRLLPLPLPDLITAAVRLLDVDLTLLAHDPSSRALADLEALRDHAAAFDRTARRGGLGAYLDLLEISEDEEAGLAVTAAPEPEAQEDADAAVTIVTMHSAKGLEWDLVAVAGLTEGSVPSYDLRRAKTDETGRVRVPAGGWLAGLASASVPTALRGDADTLPELAWAEADTQVDAEGLIEQYRFAQGEESLREDRRLMYVAVTRARRRLLLTSAAWRTGLASARPRSRYLVEAAPLVPERFCTADEVPEENPMEAERPRAQWPPPEGEAERARRRAAELLRAAEEDPAPEDLAASDPALAETVRRTIADLEQQSAPAAVHSPPRLSASQVVHQARDPQDAAIELLRPLPRRPSAAAARGTAFHAWLESRYDSRALVDLEDLADLADRADPDAEGGGEDLALREAFAASAWADRTPIAVERPVQTRVGRIAVRGVIDAVFPDPDSGGVIIVDWKTGRVPRPTQLRERALQLSLYRLAWHESTGLPLGRIRTAFHFVADGITHEVRRHPSREKIAAMLTGG; encoded by the coding sequence GTGAGCCGGACCGGCCCCACCCCGCTCAGCGCCGCCCGCCTCGCGGCCCTGCTCGAGCAGCCCCCGCCCACCGAGGAGCAGACGGCCGTCATCGAGGCGCCGCTGGCGCCGATGCTGGTGGTCGCGGGCGCCGGCTCCGGAAAGACCGAGACCATGGCCTCCCGCGTGGTCTGGCTGATCGCCAACGGGGTGATCGAGCCGCGGCAGGTGCTGGGCCTGACCTTCACCCGCAAGGCCGCCCACGAGCTGTCGGCCCGCATCACCGCGCGCCTGGCCGCCCTGGCCACGGCGCTGCGCGCCGAAGGGCTCGCGCTGCCGCCGGGCCTCGAGCGCGGGGGCGACGAGCTGGTCGGCCAGCGCCCCCTGGTCCACACCTACAACGGCTTCGCCCTCGACCTGGTGCGCGAGCACGCCCTCGCCGTCGGCATCGATCCCGAGCTGACCATGATGTCCACCTCGGCCTCCTGGCAGCTCGCCCACGAGATCGTCGAGGGCTGGGACGACTCCCTGGACCTCGAGGCGTCCCCGGCCACGCTCACCGCCGCTCTGCTGTCGCTGACCTCCTCGATCGCCGACCACCTCGTCACACCCGAGCAGCTGCGCGTCCACCTCGCCGAGATCCGCGATCACCTCTCCCACATCCCGCTGCAGGTCGAAGGGCGGCGCCGGACCACCCCCAAGGCCGTCGCCTCGGTGCTCACGGCGCTCGAGTCGAGGCTCGCGCTGATCCCCCTGCTGGAGCGCTTCGCCGAGGTCCGCACCGACAGCTCCGCCCTCGACTTCGCCGACCAGGTCTCCCTCGCCGCCCGGATCGCCCGCGAGGTGCCCGACGCGGGCCGGCTCGCCCGCCGCATGCATCGCGTGGTGCTGCTGGACGAGTTCCAGGACACCTCGGTCGCGCAGCTGCGGATGCTCACCGACCTCTTCGGCCCCGGGCACGCCGCCTGTGCCGTCGGCGACCCACAGCAGGCGATCTACGGCTGGCGCGGGGCCTCGGCCGCCTCCTTGGCCGGCTTCGCCGCCTCCTTCGCCACCGCCGAGCAGCCCGTGCTGCAGCGCACCCTGTCGACCTCCTGGCGCAACGACGAGGCGGTCCTGGCCGTCGCCAACACGCTCGCCGGCCCGCTGCGCGAGGCCGATGCCGCTCTGAGCATCCCCGAGCTGCAGGCCCGGCCCGGCGCCGGGGAAGGGGCCGCCGAGATCCACGAGGCCTCCGACGAGCGGGCCGAGGCCCGGGCCATCGCGGCCTGGATCCGGGAGCGTCGCGCCGAGGACCCGCCCGATCAGGCCCCTGCGTCGGCCGCCGTGCTGGTGCGCGCCCGCCGCCAGATCCCCGCCCTGGTCGAGGGGCTCGAGGCCGCGGGCCTGCCGGCGCACGTGGTCGGCCTCGGCGGCCTCCTGCACCGCCCCGAGGTGGCCGACGTCCGCGCCGTCCTCGCCTGCGCCCACGATCCCGGCCGCGGTGATGCGCTGATGCGGCTGCTGACCGGGCCGCGCATCCGCCTCGGGGCCCGCGATCTGTCCGTGCTGGGCCGCTGGCGGGACCGGATGAGCTCGCGCCTGCGCCGCCGCGCCGCCGCCCCGGGCGGTGAGGACGAGGCCGAGACCGTCTCGCTCGTCGACGCGGTCGACGACCTGCCGCCGCAGGACTGGACCGATCCCTCCGGGCGCGCCCTGTCCGCCACCGGCCGTGCCCGGCTGGAGCAGGTCCAGCAGATGCTGCGCGAGATGCGGCGCCTGCTGCCCCTGCCGCTGCCGGACCTCATCACCGCCGCCGTGCGGCTGCTGGACGTGGACCTGACCCTGCTCGCCCACGACCCCTCCTCCCGGGCCCTGGCCGACCTCGAGGCGCTGCGCGACCACGCGGCCGCCTTCGATCGCACCGCCCGGCGCGGAGGCCTCGGGGCCTATCTCGACCTGCTGGAGATCAGCGAGGACGAGGAGGCGGGCCTGGCCGTCACCGCAGCGCCCGAGCCGGAGGCGCAGGAGGACGCGGATGCCGCCGTGACCATCGTGACGATGCACTCCGCGAAGGGTCTGGAGTGGGACCTGGTGGCCGTGGCCGGGCTCACCGAGGGCTCCGTGCCCTCCTACGATCTGCGCCGTGCGAAGACCGACGAGACCGGGCGGGTGCGGGTCCCGGCCGGTGGCTGGCTCGCGGGACTGGCCTCCGCCTCCGTGCCCACGGCGCTGCGCGGCGACGCGGACACGCTGCCGGAGCTGGCCTGGGCCGAGGCGGACACGCAGGTCGATGCCGAGGGCCTGATCGAGCAGTACCGCTTCGCGCAGGGCGAGGAGTCGCTGCGCGAGGACCGTCGCCTGATGTACGTCGCGGTCACCCGGGCCCGTCGCCGTCTGCTGCTGACCTCCGCCGCCTGGCGCACCGGCCTGGCCTCTGCCCGCCCCCGCTCGCGCTATCTCGTCGAGGCCGCACCGCTGGTGCCGGAGCGCTTCTGCACCGCGGACGAGGTGCCCGAGGAGAACCCGATGGAGGCCGAGCGACCCCGAGCGCAGTGGCCCCCGCCGGAGGGCGAGGCGGAGCGGGCCCGCCGCCGCGCCGCGGAGCTGCTGAGAGCGGCGGAGGAGGACCCTGCGCCCGAGGACCTGGCGGCGAGCGATCCGGCGCTCGCCGAGACCGTGCGACGGACCATCGCGGACCTCGAGCAGCAGAGCGCGCCTGCGGCCGTGCACTCCCCGCCGCGGCTGTCGGCCTCCCAGGTGGTCCACCAGGCCCGCGATCCGCAGGATGCGGCGATCGAGCTGCTGCGCCCGCTGCCGCGCCGCCCGTCCGCGGCAGCGGCCCGCGGCACCGCCTTCCACGCCTGGCTCGAGTCCCGGTACGACAGCCGGGCCCTGGTGGACCTCGAGGATCTGGCGGACCTGGCCGACCGCGCGGACCCCGATGCCGAAGGCGGCGGTGAGGATCTCGCGCTGCGGGAGGCCTTCGCCGCCTCTGCGTGGGCCGACCGCACCCCGATCGCGGTCGAGCGCCCGGTGCAGACCCGGGTGGGCCGGATCGCGGTGCGCGGCGTGATCGATGCGGTCTTCCCCGACCCCGACAGCGGCGGCGTGATCATCGTGGACTGGAAGACGGGGAGGGTGCCGCGTCCCACCCAGCTGCGCGAGCGCGCGCTGCAGCTGTCGCTGTACCGTCTGGCCTGGCACGAGAGCACCGGGCTGCCGCTGGGCAGGATCCGGACCGCCTTCCACTTCGTGGCCGACGGGATCACCCACGAGGTGCGCCGCCACCCCTCCCGGGAGAAGATCGCGGCGATGCTCACCGGGGGGTGA
- a CDS encoding phosphotransferase — MHRNSYSLAALAAAAVPGLVPARTTPIATPSEDLDVAGIVGEQGRRVMVLSPSSTASGVRLEKDLKVTDTLTGTPLQGVIPPVLGFVKLSEGGRAAVTEAPVGRPLMLEDLQDGPELSRSLGQVLARIHTVPRYAAEAAGVESFTAEALLAEHRERILAVKEGGHLPAAVAQRWEGLLEDRELWDVTPQFIHGDLSEESLFCAEDRVSALRDWSSSRVADAATDLAWLISTLDPERFDELYSAYREELPIAVHPRLVERAQALGEFAVAEWLAHGLETGDEAIVSDARGMIADLDADLAQLARDEAERTYEAMGSREEHP, encoded by the coding sequence GTGCATCGCAACTCCTATTCCCTGGCTGCTCTGGCCGCGGCGGCGGTCCCCGGACTCGTCCCGGCGCGGACCACGCCGATCGCGACCCCGTCCGAGGACCTCGACGTCGCCGGCATCGTCGGCGAGCAGGGTCGTCGCGTCATGGTGCTCTCCCCCTCCTCGACGGCCTCCGGGGTCCGTCTCGAGAAGGATCTGAAGGTCACCGACACCCTCACCGGGACGCCCCTGCAGGGGGTGATCCCCCCGGTGCTGGGCTTCGTGAAGCTCTCCGAGGGTGGCCGCGCCGCGGTGACGGAGGCCCCCGTCGGCCGTCCGCTGATGCTCGAGGACCTGCAGGACGGTCCGGAGCTGTCCCGGTCGCTGGGTCAGGTCCTGGCCCGCATCCACACCGTCCCGCGCTACGCCGCCGAGGCGGCCGGGGTGGAGTCCTTCACCGCGGAGGCGCTCCTGGCCGAGCACCGCGAGCGGATCCTCGCCGTGAAGGAGGGCGGGCATCTGCCGGCGGCGGTGGCGCAGCGCTGGGAGGGCCTGCTCGAGGACCGGGAGCTGTGGGACGTCACCCCGCAGTTCATCCACGGGGACCTCTCCGAGGAGAGCCTGTTCTGCGCCGAGGACCGCGTCAGCGCCCTGCGCGACTGGTCCTCCTCCCGGGTCGCGGACGCGGCGACCGATCTGGCCTGGCTGATCTCCACGCTCGATCCGGAGCGGTTCGACGAGCTGTACTCCGCCTACCGCGAGGAGCTGCCCATCGCGGTCCATCCCCGCCTGGTGGAGCGGGCGCAGGCGCTCGGAGAGTTCGCCGTGGCCGAGTGGCTCGCCCACGGCCTGGAGACCGGTGACGAGGCGATCGTCTCCGACGCCCGCGGCATGATCGCCGACCTCGACGCCGATCTCGCGCAGCTGGCCCGGGACGAGGCGGAGCGCACCTACGAGGCGATGGGCTCGCGCGAGGAGCACCCCTGA
- the nudC gene encoding NAD(+) diphosphatase — MAKLRGPHLGTPLTLLGSDRDALSRIDPAMIAPGEDARYLVTRAGEAAMTEEEDGSLHLALETEDPRRGAQQPLVLLGRRHGLRILAVEVLEPSPEIDDPGRDLRDLRRVAAMLDPADADLALTAVAMGAWHRSMRFCPLCGQGLEPEVGGWVLRCREDGTEHFPRTDAAVIMAVRDGQDRLLLARNANFRGRFHSVLAGFVEPGESLESAVAREVAEEVGLRVEEVEYVGSQPWPFPRSLMIGYRAWVPGPVELTLQEDEIAEARWFTRDELTAALAAEEVELPGTASLGRALIDDWYGGPAEV, encoded by the coding sequence ATGGCGAAGCTCCGCGGCCCCCACCTGGGCACCCCTTTGACCCTGCTCGGCTCCGACCGGGACGCGCTCAGTCGCATCGACCCGGCGATGATCGCGCCCGGCGAGGACGCCCGCTACCTGGTCACTCGCGCCGGGGAGGCGGCGATGACCGAGGAGGAGGACGGCTCGCTGCACCTCGCTCTGGAGACCGAGGACCCGCGCCGCGGGGCCCAGCAGCCGCTGGTCCTGCTGGGCCGACGCCACGGCCTGCGGATCCTGGCCGTCGAGGTCCTCGAGCCCAGCCCCGAGATCGACGATCCCGGGCGTGATCTGCGCGACCTGCGGCGCGTCGCGGCGATGCTCGATCCGGCCGACGCCGATCTCGCGCTGACCGCCGTCGCCATGGGCGCCTGGCACCGCTCCATGCGCTTCTGCCCGCTGTGCGGGCAGGGGCTCGAGCCGGAGGTGGGCGGCTGGGTGCTGCGCTGCCGCGAGGACGGCACCGAGCACTTCCCCCGCACCGACGCCGCCGTGATCATGGCGGTGCGGGACGGCCAGGACCGTCTGCTGCTGGCCCGCAACGCGAACTTCCGCGGTCGCTTCCACTCCGTCCTGGCCGGCTTCGTCGAACCGGGGGAGAGCCTCGAGTCGGCCGTGGCCCGTGAGGTCGCCGAGGAAGTCGGCCTGAGGGTCGAGGAGGTCGAGTACGTCGGCAGCCAGCCGTGGCCCTTCCCCCGCTCGCTGATGATCGGCTACCGCGCCTGGGTGCCGGGCCCCGTCGAGCTCACGCTGCAGGAGGACGAGATCGCCGAGGCCCGATGGTTCACCCGGGACGAGCTCACGGCCGCCCTCGCCGCCGAGGAGGTCGAGCTGCCGGGCACGGCCTCCCTGGGTCGGGCCCTGATCGACGACTGGTACGGCGGCCCCGCCGAGGTGTGA
- a CDS encoding ATP-dependent DNA helicase UvrD2, whose product MTTASPETPAPPADAESILAALDPEQREVARTFGTPVCVLAGAGTGKTRALTHRIAYGVATGQLNPRHVLAVTFTAKAAAEMRSRLRDLGVPAVQARTFHAAALRQLRHFWPRVVGGAMPEIMPNKFPGVGEACQRLHMSVDRAALRDIVAEVDWSRVTMLTPESYPEAAEKARRPGVAGFDARSISRILTQYEEVKKERGVIDFEDVLLHLVGFLTERPDVAREVRGQYKHFVVDEYQDVSALQHTLLRLWLGTSDDVCVVGDAAQTIYTFAGARASYLLDFRQEFKRARTIRLERNYRSTPQIVRMANTVLDGARGRTKASRLTLVSQREDGPPPLVESFPDDPAEADGIADRIQHLVAEGRPAADVAILFRTNSQSEAFEQALTARGIGYLVRGGDRFFDRQEVRRAMVSLRAATRVEQLDPARAVRDILAQQGWSAQPPETTGAIRDRWDSLNALVGLADTVTSRPGATMVDLVRELEERAEAQSAPVVDGVTLASVHAAKGLEWPVVFVVGASDGLLPISMASTAAEVEEERRLLYVALTRAKDLLTVSWSAARTPGARGSRKASRFLDGVLEHPDAPGTRPGAQPRRTGRRSATVYAECRVCGQGLVSPRDQRRGHHEGCPPQADGTLLETLRAWRRDRAGDNGAPAYAVLTDAALEAVAERAPSTEQELLAVPGIGPGKVERFGPALLALLAEHRAQS is encoded by the coding sequence ATGACCACAGCCAGCCCTGAGACCCCCGCCCCGCCCGCCGACGCCGAGAGCATCCTCGCCGCCCTCGACCCGGAGCAGCGGGAGGTCGCGCGCACCTTCGGGACCCCGGTCTGCGTGCTCGCGGGCGCCGGCACCGGCAAGACCCGCGCCCTGACCCATCGCATCGCCTACGGCGTCGCCACCGGCCAGCTGAACCCGCGCCATGTGCTCGCGGTGACCTTCACCGCGAAGGCCGCCGCCGAGATGCGTTCGCGCCTGCGCGACCTCGGCGTGCCCGCCGTGCAGGCCCGCACCTTCCACGCCGCCGCCCTGCGCCAGCTGCGTCACTTCTGGCCCCGCGTGGTCGGCGGCGCCATGCCCGAGATCATGCCGAACAAGTTCCCGGGCGTGGGTGAGGCCTGCCAGCGCCTGCACATGAGCGTGGACCGCGCGGCGCTGCGCGACATCGTCGCCGAGGTCGACTGGTCCCGCGTGACGATGCTGACCCCGGAGTCCTACCCGGAGGCGGCCGAGAAGGCCCGTCGTCCCGGCGTCGCCGGCTTCGACGCCCGCTCCATCTCCCGCATCCTCACCCAGTACGAGGAGGTCAAGAAGGAGCGCGGCGTCATCGACTTCGAGGACGTGCTGCTGCACCTGGTGGGCTTCCTCACCGAGCGACCCGACGTCGCCCGGGAGGTGCGCGGCCAGTACAAGCACTTCGTCGTCGACGAGTACCAGGACGTCTCCGCCCTCCAGCACACGCTGCTGCGGCTGTGGCTGGGCACGTCCGACGACGTCTGCGTGGTCGGCGACGCCGCCCAGACCATCTACACCTTCGCCGGCGCCCGGGCCTCCTACCTGCTGGACTTCCGCCAGGAGTTCAAACGTGCCCGGACCATCCGGCTCGAGCGCAACTACCGATCCACCCCGCAGATCGTGCGGATGGCCAACACGGTCCTGGACGGCGCCCGCGGCCGGACGAAGGCCAGCCGCCTCACCCTGGTCTCCCAGCGCGAGGACGGGCCGCCACCCCTGGTGGAGTCCTTCCCCGACGACCCCGCCGAGGCCGACGGCATCGCCGACCGCATCCAGCACCTGGTCGCCGAGGGCAGACCTGCCGCGGACGTGGCCATCCTCTTCCGCACCAACAGCCAGTCCGAGGCCTTCGAGCAGGCGCTGACCGCTCGCGGGATCGGCTACCTGGTGCGCGGGGGCGACCGCTTCTTCGACCGCCAGGAGGTGCGCCGGGCGATGGTGTCGCTGCGGGCCGCGACCCGCGTCGAACAGCTCGACCCGGCGCGGGCCGTCCGCGACATCCTCGCCCAACAGGGCTGGTCGGCGCAGCCACCGGAGACCACCGGGGCGATCCGGGACCGCTGGGACTCGCTCAACGCCCTGGTGGGGCTGGCGGACACGGTGACCTCCCGGCCGGGGGCCACCATGGTCGACCTGGTGCGCGAGCTGGAGGAGCGGGCCGAGGCGCAGTCCGCCCCGGTGGTCGACGGCGTCACCCTCGCCTCCGTGCACGCCGCCAAGGGCCTCGAATGGCCCGTGGTGTTCGTGGTGGGGGCCAGCGACGGCCTGCTGCCGATCTCCATGGCGTCCACCGCCGCGGAGGTCGAGGAGGAGCGGCGGCTGCTGTACGTCGCGCTCACCCGCGCGAAGGACCTGCTGACCGTGAGCTGGTCCGCGGCCCGCACCCCGGGAGCGCGGGGGAGCCGGAAGGCCTCCCGCTTCCTCGACGGGGTGCTCGAGCATCCCGATGCTCCCGGGACCCGCCCGGGTGCCCAGCCGCGGCGCACCGGGCGGCGCAGCGCCACCGTGTACGCCGAGTGCCGCGTCTGCGGGCAGGGCCTGGTCTCCCCGCGGGACCAGCGGCGAGGGCACCACGAGGGCTGCCCGCCGCAGGCGGACGGGACGCTGCTCGAGACGCTGCGCGCCTGGCGTCGGGACCGGGCGGGGGACAACGGTGCCCCGGCCTACGCGGTGCTCACCGACGCCGCCCTCGAAGCGGTCGCCGAGCGCGCTCCGAGCACCGAGCAGGAGCTGCTCGCGGTCCCGGGCATCGGGCCGGGCAAGGTCGAACGGTTCGGCCCGGCCCTGCTCGCGCTGCTCGCCGAGCATCGCGCGCAGTCGTGA
- a CDS encoding WhiB family transcriptional regulator: MTSLLTTFLSPAETAGHMLPCHDTGVADLFFSERPADLEQAKALCADCPLIQECRQGALDREEPWGVWGGAIFESGRIIAVKRGRGRPRKNRDLDAA; the protein is encoded by the coding sequence ATGACTTCTCTACTCACCACTTTCCTCAGCCCCGCCGAGACCGCGGGTCACATGCTCCCCTGCCACGACACCGGCGTGGCCGATCTGTTCTTCTCCGAGCGCCCCGCCGACCTGGAGCAGGCCAAGGCGCTGTGCGCCGACTGCCCCCTGATCCAGGAGTGCCGCCAGGGCGCCCTCGACCGTGAGGAGCCCTGGGGCGTCTGGGGTGGAGCGATCTTCGAGTCCGGCCGCATCATCGCCGTCAAGCGCGGCCGCGGCCGGCCCCGGAAGAACCGGGACCTGGACGCCGCATGA
- a CDS encoding DUF5679 domain-containing protein has product MADETYAGEFYCVKCREKREAEGNVVVSNGRRMAKAVCPECGTKLNRILGKA; this is encoded by the coding sequence ATGGCCGACGAGACCTATGCCGGAGAGTTCTACTGCGTCAAGTGCCGCGAGAAGCGGGAGGCCGAGGGCAACGTCGTCGTCTCCAACGGTCGCCGCATGGCGAAGGCCGTGTGCCCGGAGTGCGGCACCAAGCTGAACCGGATCCTCGGGAAGGCCTGA
- a CDS encoding M48 family metallopeptidase, producing MTDLVLHENVSGPRGERVLVRRSARRRRTVSITRREGDLVIAIPATFSVRQERDWVGRMVDQLVTKEAKNSPRRRSDSALEEMARDVSRAHLDGRARPTSVSWSTRQNQRWGSCTPADGTIRLSHQLQDMPVYVVRAVMMHELVHLLVPGHGPEFQALMARYPQAEKAQGFLDGVSFAKNLPSGGIDEGSADQPDQPSQPDQLE from the coding sequence ATGACAGATCTGGTGCTCCACGAGAACGTCTCCGGACCCCGCGGTGAGCGGGTGCTGGTGCGTCGGTCCGCCCGGCGGCGCCGTACCGTGTCGATCACGCGGCGCGAGGGAGACCTGGTGATCGCCATCCCCGCCACGTTCAGCGTCCGTCAGGAACGCGACTGGGTGGGCAGGATGGTCGACCAGTTGGTCACCAAGGAGGCGAAGAACTCACCACGCCGCCGCAGCGACAGCGCACTGGAGGAGATGGCGCGCGATGTCAGCCGGGCGCATCTGGACGGCCGTGCTCGCCCCACCTCCGTGTCATGGTCCACGCGGCAGAACCAGCGCTGGGGATCCTGCACCCCGGCCGACGGCACGATCCGCCTCTCGCATCAGCTGCAGGACATGCCCGTCTACGTGGTGCGGGCGGTGATGATGCACGAGCTGGTCCATCTGCTGGTGCCCGGGCACGGGCCCGAGTTCCAGGCGCTGATGGCCCGCTACCCGCAGGCGGAGAAGGCACAGGGCTTCCTCGACGGCGTCTCCTTCGCGAAGAACCTGCCCAGCGGCGGGATCGACGAGGGATCGGCGGATCAGCCTGATCAGCCGAGTCAACCTGATCAGCTCGAGTAG
- a CDS encoding NUDIX hydrolase, with the protein MLAEGPAPALTELEAASGAASGPDVAADYRALLLRSPGALYRDGGPRHLTASAVVIDAPAEHIALLWHRKGRFWVQPGGHLERGETSFERAARREVAEEIGLISLERVGPGPAVLHRHQLDAAFGACSEHWDVQYLLRADGPASALPLRASEESPEVLWVPWPRRRGAGPERSTDALPEGTVADMPGKLDALAPYLARYSS; encoded by the coding sequence GTGCTCGCTGAGGGACCGGCCCCGGCGCTGACGGAGCTGGAGGCGGCGTCCGGCGCCGCTTCCGGGCCGGACGTCGCCGCGGACTATCGTGCCCTGCTGCTGCGCTCCCCCGGAGCGCTGTACCGCGACGGCGGGCCGCGGCATCTCACCGCCAGCGCCGTCGTGATCGATGCGCCGGCGGAGCACATCGCCCTGCTCTGGCACCGCAAGGGCCGCTTCTGGGTGCAACCGGGCGGGCACCTCGAACGCGGCGAGACCAGCTTCGAACGCGCCGCCCGCCGGGAGGTGGCCGAGGAGATCGGCCTGATCTCCCTGGAGCGCGTCGGGCCGGGCCCCGCCGTCTTGCACCGCCATCAGCTGGACGCCGCCTTCGGGGCGTGCTCGGAGCACTGGGACGTGCAGTACCTGCTGCGTGCGGACGGCCCGGCCTCCGCCCTGCCGCTGCGCGCCAGCGAGGAGTCGCCCGAGGTGCTGTGGGTGCCGTGGCCGCGTCGCCGCGGGGCGGGTCCTGAGCGCTCGACCGACGCGCTGCCCGAGGGCACCGTGGCTGATATGCCGGGGAAGCTCGACGCCCTGGCGCCGTACCTCGCGCGCTACTCGAGCTGA
- a CDS encoding zinc-dependent metalloprotease: MTQDPIPGGPGDMDEEALRRFLQETFGDALPEGALDGLDLSALAEQANLPQDPAQLRAAAAQMQSMFAAQGDNPVNWDMAEDIARRTAAGAAIPGAPEPSGSPGDPGPTNAQVEELRRAAQVARLWLDPVIAVDVPSAELGVFGRGTWLHRTLPHWKTIVEPVAKYMSGAIGEAITSQMGELSGMDQDAMGMGGDPAAMMERIGGTMFGVQFGHAIGSLAREVSGTTDLSLPLGRDGEPALVAANVEDLIADHSLDPDAARIFLSAREIAHTALFSAAPWLGKALFSAIEDYARGITLDLDALDEMVRGLDLSDPQALQARRPEEMFVFTRRAAQERALEELATTLALVESWVDHVTTQALQGKLPELEAMREVLRRRRAAGGPAEQMLARTVGIELRPRRVREALAWWDSVLATEGEQGREAKWDHPDLLPTADVLSGRPQAPQSAAADSADALADVEIPTDFDAELERLLSGAGTADDGQDGTAEDGGQGDDSGADGDREDGPDDGGTGAR; encoded by the coding sequence ATGACCCAAGATCCGATCCCGGGCGGACCCGGTGACATGGACGAGGAAGCGCTGAGGCGCTTCCTGCAGGAGACCTTCGGGGACGCGCTCCCCGAGGGCGCGCTGGACGGCTTGGACCTGTCCGCGCTCGCCGAGCAGGCGAACCTGCCGCAGGACCCGGCGCAGTTGCGCGCCGCGGCCGCGCAGATGCAGAGCATGTTCGCAGCCCAGGGCGACAACCCCGTGAACTGGGACATGGCGGAGGACATCGCCCGCCGCACGGCCGCCGGCGCGGCGATCCCCGGCGCCCCCGAGCCGAGCGGCAGCCCCGGGGACCCGGGCCCCACGAACGCCCAGGTGGAGGAGCTGCGCCGGGCCGCCCAGGTGGCTCGCCTCTGGCTCGACCCTGTGATCGCGGTCGACGTGCCGAGCGCGGAGCTGGGCGTGTTCGGCCGCGGCACCTGGTTGCACCGCACGCTGCCGCACTGGAAGACGATCGTCGAGCCGGTCGCGAAGTACATGTCCGGCGCCATCGGCGAGGCGATCACCTCGCAGATGGGTGAGCTCAGCGGGATGGACCAGGACGCGATGGGCATGGGAGGCGATCCGGCCGCGATGATGGAGCGGATCGGCGGGACCATGTTCGGCGTGCAGTTCGGCCATGCGATCGGCTCGTTGGCGCGCGAGGTCTCGGGCACCACGGACCTGTCGTTGCCGCTGGGCCGCGACGGGGAACCTGCCCTGGTCGCCGCCAATGTCGAGGACCTGATCGCCGACCACTCGCTGGATCCCGATGCCGCCCGCATCTTCCTGTCGGCCCGCGAGATCGCCCACACCGCCCTGTTCAGCGCCGCCCCATGGCTGGGCAAGGCCCTGTTCTCCGCGATCGAGGACTATGCGCGCGGGATCACCCTGGACCTCGACGCGCTCGACGAGATGGTGCGCGGCCTGGACCTCTCGGACCCGCAGGCGCTGCAGGCGCGTCGGCCGGAGGAGATGTTCGTGTTCACCCGGCGGGCCGCGCAGGAGCGCGCCCTCGAGGAGCTGGCCACGACCCTGGCGCTGGTCGAGTCGTGGGTCGATCACGTCACCACGCAGGCGCTCCAGGGCAAGCTCCCCGAGCTCGAGGCGATGCGCGAGGTGCTGCGTCGCCGCCGCGCCGCCGGCGGACCGGCCGAGCAGATGCTCGCCCGCACCGTGGGCATCGAGCTGCGTCCGCGACGGGTGCGCGAGGCCCTCGCCTGGTGGGACAGCGTGCTGGCCACCGAGGGCGAGCAGGGCCGCGAAGCGAAGTGGGACCACCCGGACCTGCTGCCGACCGCGGATGTCCTCTCCGGGCGTCCGCAGGCGCCGCAGAGCGCCGCGGCGGACTCCGCCGATGCCCTGGCCGATGTCGAGATCCCCACCGACTTCGACGCCGAGCTGGAGCGGCTGCTCAGCGGCGCCGGCACCGCCGACGACGGCCAGGACGGGACCGCCGAGGACGGCGGCCAGGGCGACGACAGCGGCGCCGACGGTGATCGCGAGGACGGTCCGGACGACGGCGGGACCGGTGCTCGCTGA